The Exiguobacterium aurantiacum DSM 6208 genome includes a window with the following:
- a CDS encoding DUF2225 domain-containing protein, with translation MAEHLFSKKVKCPYCLKESTTPRVLSRHIRPQEVAKDGYTTYEGENPYLYEPAVCSHCHLVFHDSFDKVRKNNREALETEYFPRVNADVLAGDRTPGHVITLYKFAVMTAQLSGQKPSVVAMLGMRLVWMYRLTGDAKAEREWMKRTLDKYNEVQEGYTDQIRTGLPYDQLMLRIADLSAALGYYEEARRWYGILLGSKEVSERIRNQARDHWEDFRMEHA, from the coding sequence ATGGCTGAACATTTGTTTTCGAAAAAAGTGAAGTGCCCGTATTGTTTGAAAGAGAGCACGACGCCGCGCGTCTTGTCGCGCCACATCCGCCCGCAAGAAGTCGCGAAGGACGGCTACACGACGTATGAGGGCGAGAACCCGTACTTGTATGAACCCGCCGTCTGCAGTCACTGCCACCTCGTCTTCCACGACTCGTTCGACAAGGTGCGGAAGAACAACCGCGAGGCGCTCGAGACCGAGTACTTCCCGCGCGTGAACGCCGACGTCTTGGCCGGTGACCGGACGCCCGGTCACGTCATCACACTGTACAAGTTCGCCGTCATGACGGCCCAGCTGAGCGGTCAGAAACCGTCCGTCGTGGCCATGCTCGGCATGCGCCTCGTCTGGATGTACCGGTTGACGGGCGATGCGAAAGCGGAACGTGAATGGATGAAGCGGACGCTCGACAAGTATAACGAGGTGCAGGAAGGCTACACCGATCAAATCCGGACCGGCCTCCCTTATGACCAGCTCATGCTGCGGATCGCGGACTTATCGGCCGCGCTCGGGTATTACGAAGAAGCACGGCGCTGGTACGGGATCCTCCTCGGCAGCAAGGAAGTGTCGGAGCGGATTCGGAACCAGGCCCGGGACCATTGGGAAGATTTTCGGATGGAGCATGCGTGA
- the fliS gene encoding flagellar export chaperone FliS: MVANPYAAYQNNAVTTANPQELTLMLYDGALKFTRLAKLAIEQGNPDLKNTNIQKAQAIFQEMRLTLNKDIAISANLDSLYEYIWRRLLDANVKNDTSILDEVLDFTTELRDTWKEAMKLAKQA, translated from the coding sequence ATGGTAGCCAACCCATATGCAGCTTATCAAAACAACGCGGTCACGACCGCGAACCCGCAAGAACTGACGCTCATGTTGTATGACGGGGCGCTCAAGTTCACGCGCCTCGCCAAACTCGCCATCGAGCAAGGGAACCCGGACCTAAAGAACACGAACATCCAAAAAGCGCAGGCGATCTTCCAAGAGATGCGTTTGACGCTCAATAAAGACATCGCCATCTCGGCGAACCTCGACTCGCTTTACGAGTACATCTGGCGCCGTCTGTTGGACGCGAACGTGAAGAACGATACATCGATCCTTGATGAGGTGCTCGACTTCACGACCGAACTCCGCGACACGTGGAAAGAAGCGATGAAACTCGCGAAGCAAGCATGA
- a CDS encoding YaaR family protein — protein sequence MDIRRIMETQSLLGAGKAKKPDVEPGVSFSNVIGQKREDREHERFQRQIAAIHEQGELLAESQTVESLAEYKQLIKDFMKDAVDAALRLEDKRGFNRRGRAKIYKIVEQVDQKLLALTDQVISGEASRLSLLDQVGEIRGLLVNVYV from the coding sequence ATGGACATTCGTCGCATCATGGAGACGCAGTCGCTCCTCGGCGCCGGCAAGGCAAAGAAACCGGACGTCGAGCCCGGCGTCTCGTTCTCGAACGTCATCGGACAGAAACGGGAAGACCGTGAGCACGAGCGCTTCCAGCGCCAAATCGCGGCCATCCACGAACAAGGCGAGCTCCTCGCCGAGAGCCAGACGGTCGAGTCGCTCGCTGAATATAAACAACTGATCAAAGACTTTATGAAAGACGCCGTTGACGCGGCGCTCCGCCTCGAGGACAAGCGCGGCTTCAACCGCCGCGGCCGGGCCAAGATCTATAAGATCGTCGAACAGGTCGACCAGAAGCTGCTCGCGTTGACGGACCAGGTCATCTCGGGCGAGGCGTCCCGCCTGTCGCTCCTCGACCAGGTCGGTGAGATTCGCGGGCTACTCGTCAACGTATACGTATGA
- a CDS encoding flagellar protein FliT produces the protein MRPIDEIILKTQRLKDLLAQVPEEPTYDTWMDQIHELLDDREQLLAAHGPDLQAADQTVIRQLVDDSQKIARLIEAEHQRLGMTLGTARQERKAVKTYVDPYEDVDSNFSGLFDQQT, from the coding sequence ATGAGACCAATCGACGAGATTATCTTAAAGACGCAACGGCTGAAGGACCTGCTCGCGCAAGTACCGGAAGAGCCGACGTACGACACGTGGATGGACCAGATCCATGAACTTCTTGACGACCGTGAGCAACTGCTCGCCGCGCACGGACCGGATCTACAAGCGGCCGACCAGACCGTCATCCGTCAGCTCGTCGACGACAGTCAAAAGATCGCCCGCTTGATCGAGGCCGAGCACCAACGGCTCGGCATGACGCTCGGGACGGCCCGGCAAGAACGGAAAGCCGTCAAGACGTACGTCGACCCGTATGAGGACGTCGACTCGAACTTCTCGGGACTATTCGATCAACAGACATAA
- a CDS encoding DUF998 domain-containing protein, with protein MTRLVFLTFLVVSTVLPLFSFDGYSLVRNTTSHLGAQGSPFAWVMNVTFVALGITAVLVSWKTRVTYHQVLGTCFGVSLLLTGVFHHAPLVAGVPVNQFHDLLHSVFASSTGLFFTLLAAGHGFMNDGSQRIVGFITAGIAIVFSLVMFVAPDYMGLLQRAMFIGSFWWLFFYMDPDKRLQRRAK; from the coding sequence GTGACGCGCCTCGTCTTTCTCACTTTCCTCGTCGTCTCGACCGTCTTGCCGCTGTTCAGTTTTGACGGCTACTCGCTCGTCCGAAACACGACGAGCCACCTCGGCGCCCAAGGCTCACCCTTCGCGTGGGTCATGAACGTCACGTTCGTCGCGCTCGGGATCACGGCCGTCCTCGTCTCGTGGAAAACGCGAGTTACGTACCATCAAGTCCTCGGGACATGCTTCGGGGTCAGCCTGTTGCTGACGGGCGTGTTTCACCACGCCCCGCTCGTCGCCGGCGTCCCGGTGAATCAGTTCCATGACCTGCTGCATTCCGTTTTCGCGAGTTCGACCGGCCTGTTCTTCACGCTCCTCGCCGCCGGGCACGGGTTCATGAACGACGGCAGCCAACGTATCGTCGGTTTTATAACGGCCGGGATCGCGATCGTCTTCTCGCTCGTCATGTTCGTCGCACCGGACTATATGGGATTGCTGCAGCGGGCCATGTTCATCGGCTCGTTTTGGTGGCTGTTCTTTTATATGGATCCGGACAAACGCCTGCAGAGACGAGCGAAATGA
- a CDS encoding DUF3021 family protein, giving the protein MDLVKKGLKRGTLLLAASGVFALYNILVGDMESVRLTLTYGGIGFFLGVTSVIYEVRRWSFPKQIFIHWAVMHVTILPLVFLSGLVPVNSVQDFGRLYVNFNVSGLILFGVTHFVSRIRRQPKTP; this is encoded by the coding sequence ATGGATCTAGTGAAAAAAGGATTAAAGCGCGGGACGCTTCTGTTGGCGGCATCAGGCGTGTTCGCCCTTTATAATATACTGGTGGGTGATATGGAAAGCGTCCGCCTCACTTTGACGTACGGCGGCATCGGCTTCTTCCTCGGCGTCACGAGCGTCATCTACGAGGTGAGAAGATGGTCGTTCCCGAAACAGATTTTCATTCACTGGGCCGTCATGCATGTGACGATTTTACCGCTCGTCTTTCTGTCGGGACTCGTCCCCGTCAACTCCGTTCAAGACTTCGGTCGCTTATACGTGAACTTCAACGTGAGCGGGCTCATCTTGTTCGGCGTGACGCACTTCGTCTCTAGAATCCGACGCCAACCGAAGACCCCGTGA
- a CDS encoding DUF1572 family protein: MFEQRYVTEVRSIFQEQKQLAENALSQVSDEDLHRTLAPDTLSLAVIVQHMANNMLSRWTDFLTTDGEKPDRNRDAEFEDQQLSREELMATWDARWQLLDDVLSSLTPEDLGKTVFIRGEEKSVIWAIEKQVSHYSYHVGQIVFLAKVFAGENWNVLTIPLPHQR, encoded by the coding sequence ATGTTTGAACAACGTTACGTGACAGAAGTACGAAGCATTTTCCAAGAACAGAAACAACTCGCCGAGAACGCGCTCAGTCAAGTGAGCGACGAGGACCTGCACCGCACCCTCGCCCCGGACACGCTCTCGCTCGCCGTCATCGTGCAGCATATGGCGAACAATATGTTGTCTCGTTGGACCGACTTCTTGACGACGGACGGTGAGAAACCGGACCGGAACCGCGACGCCGAGTTCGAGGACCAGCAGTTGTCCCGCGAGGAACTCATGGCGACGTGGGACGCGCGCTGGCAGCTGTTGGACGATGTATTGTCGAGCCTCACGCCGGAAGACCTCGGCAAGACCGTCTTCATCCGCGGTGAGGAGAAGAGCGTCATCTGGGCGATCGAGAAGCAAGTGTCGCACTACAGCTATCACGTCGGGCAGATCGTCTTTCTCGCGAAAGTATTCGCCGGGGAAAATTGGAACGTGTTGACGATTCCGTTGCCGCACCAGCGTTGA